The Lasioglossum baleicum chromosome 3, iyLasBale1, whole genome shotgun sequence region GCGGACACAGCGATTGCAAAGCTATGAATTTATTATATGCCTTGCGGGACGAGGAATTTGCCTCCAAGGTGAGATTCGTttgacaattaaattaaaaactagaataaaaatacaattgacTTTATACTGGAAGAAATTTTAGTGTTGGTTCAGAGAAGTCAATTGTTCAGTAAGAATTAAGTAAGTCCGTATTTTACTCGCTGCAAttctaatatttcatttttacagtGTTGTCTTAAAAAAAGGTTTGGACTCGTACTGACTTTTCTAGGGACAAAATAGTCATTCAAAGTCACTCAAGGTTACCATCCTCTCCATACTACCTTATATGGCACTATCCTCCAATTATCTAATcgctagactgtggatgtttaagcaattttcaatttttgtaggcaaattaaGGCAATGGGACAAATAAAATCTGATCTTCAGTGGTAATAGCCTTTGTAGATatgaagtaaataaaaatcgtactcaattctattgaatttaatattctagtattttttgaaaatttttagaagccataaatgcttaAAGATacacagtctacttatcacaTTATTCTTTTGCACATCCTCGTGACTTAAACGATTAGAGAAAGAATTTCGAGCAATACTTACGAAATATTAGTAAAATATTGAGAAAATAAATAACAGCATTGGCATTTCTATGTTGTCTTTTAGGCGAACAGGAGAATATCACCGCTAAGAGCATGGCTGTGTGCACATGCGAGCAGCAGTTTAGCAAAATTTCAGCAGCTTGAAGTCTCCGGCTTCCACCAGCCAATTGTTTTTCAAGCTGAGACACCACTGAGGAAGTTTGTAGCCTACATTGACCCAGAAGATAAATTTAGCATAGAAGATAAATTGTCTCAAGTTAGTCTTACATACACATACAATTTATTTGTTCAAGTTCGTCAATCTTTATGAACTCTAATGTATACAATAAGGGAATAGAGATGTATCTCTGTATaacttaattaattttaactgTGAAAATGTATCTCATTTCAGATAAATACTCTTCAACAACTGCAAAACGTGGCTTCCTACGGATTTTTAAAGAAACGACTGGAGAGACATGATTTGCATATCCACGCTCTGTGGTTTGATATCTACACTGGCGACATTTATTACTTCAGCAGAGGGAACAAACGATTCGTGGAAATAAACGAATTGACAGAAACGCCATTGCTCGCtgagattaaaaaatattattcatagaatattttatattccaaCGATACGTCTCGTCTAGATCAATAATCTCGAAACTCGTTGTTGTTTGAGACTGAGCAAATCGAATTCGGCGAGGCCTTGAATAATCTTTTAACGTATAATTACTGCGGGTTAGATACTCGTTAGTTCGAAGACCACATTATGTACCTGAGAGTGAAAGTAATGGATTTTCTTTCTCTTAGTCTTTTCTTTATTAAGACTAAGATTATAAACTTGCTTGCACAAAAACAGATCGATATAGTAGTGTCagatgtatatttatatttataaccaaTATACTTGATGcgtatttattttgaataacgtGTAAGAAAAATATTGCATATTGTTACTTACATGATTATATTTACCTACAGTGTTCATGTTAAGCGGAGGAGATTAATTTTTCTTCGAGAAGTAGATGAAGAGTAAAACATTTtggaaatatataaattataagaatattttaagcacacacacacaaatactactatattttatgtattgttatatatatattgtccATACATTTTATCtgcatatatatttttaacagtTTACATAGTCTCTTATATATACACGCAGGAAGTACCTGTACAATACATATTTACTGCTGATGGGATCACCGTCGCGTTTTCCTTCATCATTTCCTCGATTTCCTAtccaatattaaatatacaattttcagtTATGAGGAAAAGTGCTTTTGTAAAAATGTATCggtaaaaagaaaaatacagaAATTTTGTTATTCTCTCGCAGAAAAATTTGCACGGACATTTGTTTCGGTGTTTTTAAATGTACTTGTTCTTTCAAAAtggaaataaagaaataagaaGCGGAGGACGTACCGTACTGACGGATGGACGGTTTCGTGGCCAGGCTAACTAGAGCATGCCACTCCCGAAAGAGAAAGCAAAACAACGAACCAAGGTGTAGAATTAGGATGATAAGTACGGTATCGGACGTTTCAGCGAATCTATTGACGCAACATACGACAGGTATTTGCACCTGCTGCAATTCTTTTATATAAAACCACCCCCCAGTAATAAAACATATCGGGGATCGTTTCAATCAAATCATTTCTTAAATTGTTCGTTCGCTTTATATATTTCAGATTCAGAGATATATTTTCTCGGATATTTAATGTACACATAATAAATTCTATTAAGAAGAACCTATATACACAATAACTTTCATTACTGGCCGTACGTAAAAAAAGGAATATTCCTTCTGCGACGCAAATCGAGAACAAAGGGGTAACATCCATAAAACATCAAATAACATTAAAAGCCTAATTGTTATTCGATTTCTCAGTATTCTAAAGGAAGACGCAAGAATGATTTATAATTGGGAGCGAACGAGACGCGGCGGTTTGTTTGCAAATTCAGAGAATTTCGATGTTAATTCAGAATTTCTCCTTTCGGATCCATAATTCAATGTCTGGGTAGTGTACGCGAGTCTTCCAACGTCTACGATCTACAAGCAAGGCTGTCGTCGCTGTGTTATGAGCTCACGCATACGGATCCCCGGATCTCGTAGATGCACACGGAAAACGGTTCAAGCAGCTCGCGCTTTTCTGTGTGTTTCGCGGTAAAAGTGAAGAGGATTCGCTTCTCTGTCTAGGCGAATCGTACAGTTGAGCCGGTTAAGCCGGTCTAAGAACTGTGACGAACACTGGCATCGTTGCCACTACCAGCCGACCACAAGATATCGAAGAGCCCGTTGCTAAATGATAGCGTATCGTGCATCCTTCAAGGATTTTTCTCAATTAACACCAAGAAACGAGCCTTCATCTGTTTTTCCCCACGAGCACAACCTTGCGCTGACTTATCCGGACTAAAAACGAAATTTTTTTTCAGGATAAAACAGTCTTACTTCAGCCGGAGTTGTGTTGAATTACGACCgaattacttcacgaattatAGTTAACAAAgcaattcaattatattgtattcaattgtttcgtaattcgaaattcagtcgctCCATTCAATTGGATTAAAATGCAATTCGTTTTAAGAAAATATCCTCAcaaaacataaacataaaattgAGTTGTCCGTGAATGCGAAACGGAAGAAACacggataaaaatgaaaaatatttttcacagcAATGTACACATtgagtaatttacattatattgTATCTCAATTACAGTGTTTATCGATTACACTCACGATTCGCGTAATTAGCAGTTAAATTAAGGGAAAGGTtcgaattaaattataattgacaTTTTTCACAAAGTTAACGCGGAgaggaataataattaaaataatacagtCGCCTTTGGATTTCGGTGACGCTTCAGTTACCTCGAGTATGCGTCGAATTCCAAAGACGAAGTTGCGGCAAGCGTTTCCACCTTTAAATTGGATTCGGTTGCGAAATTTGGGTGCATGGCAGTCCTCGAGCCCGTTTACCTGGATGGTGGACAATGTTGTTTACAGCGGATAGTATTGACAAAGAATTTGCGTAGTTTTGTGGCCGGAGGCTGGACCGTGCATTCTGTTAGAGCAACGGGGGGTATTGGTCAGGTGAACCAGGAAGTCGAAAAGAGGAACGGGACGCTCTTTCAACAGTTTCAACCCTCTTGTTCACCGCAATTTTTCAGCGTGTCGCTTCCGCGTCCGTGTTGCCTTTTGTTCCGCAAACGGCGGAACGACGTCGACTGAAATATTGTCCGACCGTCGGTCCGAGAGTGTCCAGGAAAATTGGGAAAGGGATGCTTCCGTGATC contains the following coding sequences:
- the Cahbeta gene encoding carbonic anhydrase beta isoform X3 — its product is MDSRMIPTRFTETNVGDMFVVRNAGNIVPHSQHFVDELTMCEPAALELGCVVNSIRHVIVCGHSDCKAMNLLYALRDEEFASKANRRISPLRAWLCAHASSSLAKFQQLEVSGFHQPIVFQAETPLRKFVAYIDPEDKFSIEDKLSQINTLQQLQNVASYGFLKKRLERHDLHIHALWFDIYTGDIYYFSRGNKRFVEINELTETPLLAEIKKYYS
- the Cahbeta gene encoding carbonic anhydrase beta isoform X2, whose amino-acid sequence is MDRIIKGIMKYRKCHRDGMVKQFQQVRDHPEVCQNSFVKISRDSAWTCEIFCMLVINIRNAGNIVPHSQHFVDELTMCEPAALELGCVVNSIRHVIVCGHSDCKAMNLLYALRDEEFASKANRRISPLRAWLCAHASSSLAKFQQLEVSGFHQPIVFQAETPLRKFVAYIDPEDKFSIEDKLSQINTLQQLQNVASYGFLKKRLERHDLHIHALWFDIYTGDIYYFSRGNKRFVEINELTETPLLAEIKKYYS
- the Cahbeta gene encoding carbonic anhydrase beta isoform X1; the protein is MDRIIKGIMKYRKCHRDGMVKQFQQVRDHPEPKAVFFTCMDSRMIPTRFTETNVGDMFVVRNAGNIVPHSQHFVDELTMCEPAALELGCVVNSIRHVIVCGHSDCKAMNLLYALRDEEFASKANRRISPLRAWLCAHASSSLAKFQQLEVSGFHQPIVFQAETPLRKFVAYIDPEDKFSIEDKLSQINTLQQLQNVASYGFLKKRLERHDLHIHALWFDIYTGDIYYFSRGNKRFVEINELTETPLLAEIKKYYS
- the Cahbeta gene encoding carbonic anhydrase beta isoform X4 — encoded protein: MSQGRNGETISTSPRPSRVRNAGNIVPHSQHFVDELTMCEPAALELGCVVNSIRHVIVCGHSDCKAMNLLYALRDEEFASKANRRISPLRAWLCAHASSSLAKFQQLEVSGFHQPIVFQAETPLRKFVAYIDPEDKFSIEDKLSQINTLQQLQNVASYGFLKKRLERHDLHIHALWFDIYTGDIYYFSRGNKRFVEINELTETPLLAEIKKYYS